One part of the Desulfonema ishimotonii genome encodes these proteins:
- a CDS encoding MarR family winged helix-turn-helix transcriptional regulator, producing the protein MNLKNESVIKEIVGAIRQLYRGVYLDSCKMSRRFGLTGPQGNVLRTLIQHGPLSSAELSRKLFVTPSNMTGIIDRLENKGLIERVRKQGDRRVILIRLTEKGMQLGNNVPDSIEKKLISGLADLEHEEVGNLLKAINQILCLVDAEDLPDAPIDVNLSSNSVP; encoded by the coding sequence ATGAACTTGAAAAATGAATCCGTCATAAAAGAGATTGTAGGGGCCATAAGGCAGTTATATCGCGGCGTATACCTTGATTCATGTAAAATGAGCAGGCGCTTCGGTCTTACAGGGCCTCAGGGGAACGTACTGAGAACTCTGATTCAGCATGGCCCGTTATCATCAGCCGAGTTGAGCAGAAAATTGTTTGTAACCCCGTCAAACATGACAGGAATCATTGACCGGCTTGAAAACAAAGGGCTTATAGAAAGAGTCAGAAAGCAGGGAGATCGGCGGGTAATACTGATCAGACTTACGGAAAAGGGTATGCAGCTGGGCAATAATGTACCGGATTCCATTGAAAAAAAACTCATTTCCGGTCTTGCGGATTTAGAACATGAGGAGGTTGGCAATCTTCTGAAGGCTATAAACCAGATTCTCTGTCTTGTTGACGCCGAAGATTTGCCGGATGCGCCGATTGATGTGAATTTATCTTCAAATTCAGTACCATAG
- the choW gene encoding choline ABC transporter permease subunit, whose translation MDSTPEFLTNKLPIGKWVQFFVEYLTDNFDDQFRLFSSGLEWIILETIDIISMIPPLLLIAAIGLLGYWLHRSGKIFFGIVAALVLILNLGYWEQTIETVALVLFATTVSVMFGVPMGILAAHYRWVYTVMRPVLDLMQTIPTFVYLIPTLMLFGLGMVPGLISTVIFAIPAPIRLTYLGITGVPEQLTDAGKAFGASRMQLLRKVELPHALPTIMAGLTQCIMLSLSMVVIAALVGADGLGKPVIRALNSVNIAQGFEAGLAIVVVAIVLDRLLKEPEFTKAGAKQG comes from the coding sequence ATGGACAGCACACCGGAATTTTTAACCAATAAACTTCCTATCGGAAAATGGGTGCAGTTTTTCGTGGAATATCTTACTGATAATTTCGACGATCAGTTTCGCCTTTTTTCCAGCGGGCTTGAGTGGATCATTCTGGAAACCATCGATATCATCAGCATGATTCCGCCGCTTTTGCTCATCGCTGCCATCGGGTTGCTGGGCTACTGGCTGCACCGGAGCGGGAAAATCTTTTTCGGGATCGTCGCTGCCCTGGTTCTGATTCTGAACCTCGGATACTGGGAACAGACCATAGAAACCGTTGCCCTGGTCCTCTTTGCCACGACTGTTTCTGTGATGTTTGGCGTACCGATGGGGATTCTGGCAGCACACTACCGATGGGTTTACACCGTGATGAGGCCGGTTCTGGATCTGATGCAGACCATACCGACCTTTGTGTATCTCATCCCGACGCTGATGCTTTTCGGGCTCGGAATGGTTCCGGGACTGATATCAACGGTCATATTTGCAATTCCGGCTCCGATCCGCCTTACCTATCTGGGCATCACAGGCGTTCCCGAACAGCTGACAGATGCGGGAAAGGCCTTTGGCGCATCCCGCATGCAATTGCTCCGGAAAGTGGAGCTTCCCCATGCGCTGCCCACCATCATGGCCGGACTGACGCAGTGCATCATGCTCTCTCTGTCCATGGTCGTTATCGCGGCCCTGGTCGGTGCGGACGGGCTCGGAAAACCGGTCATCCGTGCCCTGAACTCTGTGAACATTGCCCAGGGATTCGAAGCAGGTCTTGCCATTGTGGTTGTTGCCATTGTCCTTGACCGTCTTTTAAAAGAGCCTGAGTTCACAAAGGCCGGTGCAAAGCAGGGATAG
- the choV gene encoding choline ABC transporter ATP-binding protein → MIALKFKNVDVIFGPDPDSAVEMLDKGADRDEIFNKTRNVVAVHNASLTVEKGQICVLMGLSGSGKSSLLRCVNGLNKVARGQVLIYQDEETDVASCKRPTLHRLRTEHISMVFQQFALMPWRTVRENVGLGLELSGISGEEREEIITKKLELVRLEEWADKYPNELSGGMQQRVGLARALATDADILLMDEPFSALDPLIREHLQDELLQLQNNLKKTILFVSHDLDEALKLGSLIAIMESGRIIQTGTPEEIVSNPVNDYVRQFVASMNPLKVLSCASLMTPVSDLPSPETENSARILDSDGRILCRLDSEGGVKSVTLDGTEVSLKKFSETLDLKNLPRNILVTADTETPMRAAVEVNHLTGMPMPVMDTTGRLLGVVGASEILSGILHDAQ, encoded by the coding sequence ATGATAGCGCTGAAATTCAAAAACGTTGATGTCATTTTCGGACCGGACCCTGATTCGGCAGTGGAAATGCTGGACAAGGGTGCGGACCGGGATGAGATTTTCAATAAAACCCGGAATGTTGTAGCGGTTCACAATGCCTCTCTCACAGTTGAAAAAGGACAGATCTGCGTCCTTATGGGCCTTTCCGGTTCGGGAAAGTCCTCCCTTCTCCGGTGCGTAAACGGTCTGAACAAAGTGGCCCGCGGGCAGGTCCTGATTTATCAGGATGAAGAAACTGACGTGGCCTCCTGTAAGCGTCCGACCCTGCACCGCCTTCGCACAGAACATATCTCCATGGTATTTCAGCAATTTGCACTCATGCCCTGGCGCACTGTGCGGGAGAATGTCGGGCTGGGGCTTGAACTGAGCGGCATCTCCGGCGAGGAACGGGAAGAGATCATCACGAAAAAGCTTGAACTGGTCAGACTTGAAGAATGGGCAGACAAGTATCCGAATGAACTTTCAGGCGGAATGCAGCAACGGGTGGGGCTTGCCCGCGCCCTGGCAACCGATGCGGATATTCTTCTCATGGATGAGCCGTTTTCCGCCCTTGACCCCCTGATCCGGGAACATCTTCAGGATGAACTGCTCCAGCTTCAGAACAATCTGAAGAAAACCATCCTATTTGTCAGCCATGATCTGGACGAAGCCCTGAAGCTGGGATCTCTCATCGCCATAATGGAAAGCGGCAGAATCATTCAGACCGGGACACCTGAAGAGATTGTCTCCAATCCGGTAAATGACTATGTGCGGCAGTTTGTGGCCTCCATGAATCCCCTGAAGGTACTCAGCTGCGCCTCTCTGATGACACCTGTCTCTGATCTGCCCAGCCCGGAAACGGAAAATTCTGCCAGAATACTCGATTCTGATGGCCGCATCCTATGCCGTCTTGATTCGGAGGGCGGGGTGAAAAGCGTTACGCTTGACGGAACCGAAGTATCGCTGAAAAAATTCAGCGAAACACTTGATCTGAAAAACCTGCCCCGGAATATTCTTGTAACAGCAGATACAGAAACGCCCATGCGTGCGGCTGTGGAAGTGAATCATCTGACCGGTATGCCCATGCCGGTAATGGACACCACCGGACGGCTTCTCGGCGTTGTGGGCGCATCGGAGATTCTCAGCGGAATTCTCCATGATGCGCAATAA
- a CDS encoding YbaK/EbsC family protein, with amino-acid sequence MVFDNVMEMLGNSGCAFTLHSHQPIRTIEEAEAKVPHLTENLLKTVVFKIKDSHWILAAVAGPDHIHYKKLGEAFSVSRRKLRSVSPEQVETGLGFEVGGVGPFPVAEDVRIVIDAELAALDRIFCGSGKNTRTVEIAIKDLIALTVARVSSISR; translated from the coding sequence ATGGTATTTGATAACGTCATGGAGATGCTCGGCAACAGCGGGTGCGCGTTCACGCTCCACAGTCATCAGCCAATACGGACTATTGAAGAGGCCGAGGCCAAAGTGCCGCACCTGACAGAGAATCTGCTGAAGACCGTGGTCTTCAAAATCAAGGATTCCCACTGGATCCTGGCAGCCGTGGCCGGACCGGACCACATTCACTACAAAAAGCTTGGGGAAGCCTTTTCGGTCAGCCGCAGAAAACTGCGCTCCGTTTCCCCGGAGCAGGTGGAAACAGGGCTGGGCTTTGAGGTGGGCGGCGTGGGGCCGTTCCCGGTGGCCGAAGATGTCAGGATCGTCATTGACGCGGAACTGGCCGCCCTTGACCGCATTTTCTGCGGCAGCGGTAAAAATACGCGAACTGTTGAGATCGCCATAAAAGACCTCATTGCCCTTACCGTTGCCAGGGTTTCATCCATCAGCCGGTAA
- a CDS encoding choline ABC transporter substrate-binding protein yields the protein MIRFTKIFTAAAAILLTLSLTGFAGETDSCNKVRFSDVGWSDITSTTALTSVVMEGLGYDVKTNVLAVPVTFASLKNKDIDIFLGLWMPTMTADIEPYKKDGSVETVRANLTGAKYTLAVPRYVYDAGVKDFADIAAHKEKFKGKIYGIEPGNDGNRLIQSMIDKNAFGLKDWKVVESSEQGMLGQVRRAVRKKDWIVFLGWEPHPMNTNFDLAYLSGGDEYFGPDFGGATVHTTVRKGYLNECPNVARLLKNTEFTLKMENQVMGMILDAGMEPLKAAEKWLRENPDILEKWLEGVTTTDGKDGLEAVRKHLNL from the coding sequence ATGATCAGATTTACAAAAATTTTCACCGCAGCGGCAGCAATCCTGCTGACACTTTCACTCACAGGTTTCGCAGGAGAGACAGATTCATGTAACAAAGTCCGTTTCTCAGATGTCGGATGGAGCGACATCACCTCAACCACAGCCCTGACAAGTGTTGTGATGGAGGGACTGGGCTATGATGTGAAAACCAACGTTCTTGCGGTTCCGGTAACATTTGCCAGCCTGAAAAACAAAGATATTGATATTTTCCTGGGACTTTGGATGCCGACCATGACGGCTGATATTGAGCCGTATAAAAAGGACGGCTCCGTGGAAACAGTCCGGGCCAATCTCACCGGGGCCAAATACACCCTTGCGGTTCCCCGGTATGTTTATGATGCGGGCGTGAAGGATTTTGCAGACATTGCCGCACATAAGGAAAAATTCAAAGGGAAAATCTACGGCATTGAACCAGGAAATGATGGCAATCGTCTTATTCAGAGCATGATAGATAAAAATGCCTTCGGGCTGAAAGACTGGAAGGTGGTGGAATCCAGTGAACAGGGGATGCTCGGACAGGTACGGCGGGCAGTGCGGAAAAAGGACTGGATTGTCTTTCTGGGCTGGGAACCCCACCCCATGAATACCAATTTTGACCTCGCCTATCTTTCGGGCGGGGATGAATATTTCGGCCCGGATTTCGGCGGGGCGACGGTTCACACCACTGTGCGAAAAGGCTATCTGAATGAATGTCCCAATGTTGCCCGCCTGCTGAAAAATACGGAGTTTACCCTGAAGATGGAAAATCAGGTCATGGGGATGATTCTTGATGCCGGCATGGAGCCACTCAAAGCGGCGGAGAAATGGCTTCGCGAGAATCCGGATATTCTGGAAAAATGGCTCGAAGGCGTCACCACAACGGACGGGAAAGACGGGCTTGAAGCGGTAAGGAAGCACCTTAATCTGTAA
- a CDS encoding sulfotransferase family protein, with the protein MNRIIALWTHPRSVSTAFERVMMERGDFNILHEPFSYLYYVNTDQATISQEYVNPDHPTVYPDICDHIQASASDQPVFFKDMCSHCYEELARDEAFLGRLTNTFLIRDPAKAIASYYAMNSDVTSQEIGLEQLAGIYNRVTEISGKPPIVVDADDLEDNPEGIMAAYCDALGIPFIPESLTWEEEHKEEWDIWKEWHKDAARSTGIKKNMETFEVTVGNSDHLKAYYEYHLPFYGTMYNKRIAAKPVQSGA; encoded by the coding sequence ATGAACAGGATAATTGCGCTCTGGACGCATCCGAGATCTGTTTCCACGGCATTTGAAAGGGTCATGATGGAACGGGGAGACTTTAACATCCTTCATGAGCCCTTTTCATATTTATACTACGTAAATACGGATCAGGCCACGATTTCACAGGAATATGTGAACCCCGACCATCCCACGGTCTATCCGGATATCTGTGACCACATTCAGGCATCCGCATCGGATCAGCCCGTATTTTTTAAAGATATGTGTTCCCACTGCTATGAGGAACTCGCCAGGGATGAGGCGTTTCTCGGCAGACTGACCAATACCTTTCTCATCCGGGATCCGGCAAAGGCCATTGCCTCCTATTATGCCATGAATTCAGACGTCACATCCCAAGAGATCGGGCTCGAACAACTGGCCGGGATTTATAACAGGGTCACGGAAATCAGTGGCAAACCGCCCATTGTGGTGGATGCGGATGATCTTGAGGATAATCCCGAAGGCATTATGGCCGCGTACTGTGATGCCCTCGGCATTCCCTTTATTCCGGAATCCCTCACCTGGGAGGAAGAGCATAAGGAAGAGTGGGACATCTGGAAAGAGTGGCATAAGGACGCCGCAAGAAGCACCGGCATAAAGAAGAATATGGAAACCTTTGAGGTGACTGTCGGAAACAGCGATCATCTGAAAGCCTATTATGAGTATCACCTTCCCTTTTATGGGACAATGTACAATAAAAGGATTGCGGCAAAGCCGGTTCAGTCAGGCGCGTAA
- the glnT gene encoding type III glutamate--ammonia ligase, giving the protein MSAIIEMRESMTTEDAEKKELVREMLKKQGIEFILTKFVDIHGVPKVKQVPVDCFDDVTESGAGFAGAAVWGMGLGPEGHDLMARTDLDTYCQLPWIPNVAIASCDLYVDDEPWFYCPRTNLKRMMGVLAEKGFALNCGFEPEHFLVERNEQGELTPWDPLKIDNLAKPCYDFKGMCQSMNYLQDIIRYGNQMGFGIYQSDHEDANGQYEINFDWTNGLHAADRLIRFRMMAGQVAGKYGAIATFMAKPFDDKTGSGAHLHFHLADAESGENLFPLRPGETDWKGLGLSKTAIHYIGGLLKHIKAITAIASPNINCYRRIQSGEFVYSSTSGYTWTPSFASYGDNNRTHLFRCPGPNRFEDRSPSGMVNPYLLLAAQIAAGLDGIENEIDPGDAIVGKNVWDMSIDKRRELGMIMLPQNLLEAVEALEADEVVRSGLGPIGDEYVRLKKAEWGEFMRHVTPWEVDRYLTVL; this is encoded by the coding sequence ATGAGTGCGATTATCGAAATGAGGGAAAGCATGACCACTGAGGACGCGGAAAAAAAAGAACTTGTACGGGAAATGCTGAAAAAACAGGGTATTGAATTCATCCTCACCAAGTTTGTGGATATCCACGGGGTTCCGAAGGTGAAACAGGTGCCCGTGGATTGCTTTGATGATGTGACGGAGAGCGGCGCGGGGTTTGCGGGTGCGGCGGTTTGGGGCATGGGGCTGGGGCCCGAAGGACATGACCTGATGGCCCGCACGGACCTGGATACCTACTGCCAGCTTCCGTGGATACCCAATGTGGCAATCGCCAGTTGTGACCTGTATGTGGATGACGAACCCTGGTTCTATTGCCCCCGGACCAATCTGAAACGGATGATGGGGGTTCTCGCAGAAAAGGGGTTTGCCCTGAACTGCGGCTTTGAGCCGGAACATTTTCTGGTGGAACGGAATGAACAGGGGGAGCTGACGCCCTGGGACCCGCTGAAAATCGACAACCTGGCAAAGCCCTGTTATGATTTCAAGGGGATGTGCCAGAGCATGAATTACCTTCAGGATATCATCCGGTACGGTAACCAGATGGGGTTCGGCATCTACCAGAGCGATCACGAGGACGCGAACGGGCAGTATGAAATCAACTTTGACTGGACCAACGGGCTCCATGCCGCAGACCGCCTGATCCGCTTTCGGATGATGGCCGGTCAGGTGGCGGGCAAATACGGCGCCATCGCAACCTTCATGGCCAAGCCCTTTGACGACAAAACCGGTTCCGGCGCGCACCTTCATTTTCACCTTGCGGACGCGGAGAGCGGGGAAAACCTGTTTCCGCTCCGGCCCGGGGAGACGGACTGGAAAGGGCTGGGCCTTTCCAAAACCGCGATTCACTACATCGGCGGCCTGCTGAAGCACATCAAAGCGATCACCGCCATTGCCTCCCCGAACATCAACTGTTATCGTCGTATCCAGAGCGGCGAATTTGTCTATTCTTCCACGTCGGGGTACACCTGGACGCCCTCTTTTGCCTCATACGGCGACAACAACCGGACCCATCTGTTCCGCTGCCCCGGACCCAACCGCTTTGAAGACCGCTCCCCGTCCGGCATGGTCAACCCCTACCTGCTGCTGGCCGCGCAGATTGCCGCCGGTCTGGATGGCATTGAAAATGAAATTGACCCCGGAGACGCCATTGTGGGAAAGAATGTGTGGGACATGTCCATTGACAAACGGCGGGAACTGGGGATGATCATGCTGCCGCAGAATTTGCTGGAGGCGGTTGAGGCCCTGGAGGCGGACGAGGTGGTCAGGTCCGGTCTGGGCCCCATCGGGGACGAGTATGTCCGGCTGAAAAAAGCCGAATGGGGGGAGTTTATGCGACACGTCACCCCGTGGGAGGTTGATCGTTATCTGACGGTTTTATAA
- a CDS encoding putative sulfate/molybdate transporter: protein MEIRSYKFDRTEFAGSLGDLGTLIPLSVALILINGLSATSVLLMIGLFYIFSGFYFRLPIPVQPLKLVSAIAIAFPEKVTLPILAAAGMTFGACLLMLSLTGLIDWLARFFRKPIMRGIQLGLGLILFNKGMALILKPELFINGADSAIYIAGVPLNPVIGIAGGMLTLVLLASKRFPAALVLVSAGLMFGILAGALNNADLTPGPTAVRFYIPTLSDFSSALILLVIPQMPLTLGNAVMGTADTCLTLFGEDDRVRRATYRGFSTSMGLMNLFTGMIAGMPMCHGSGGLAAHYRFGARTGGSNLMIGLLFVILGLGFGQIGISFLSAIPNAVLGVLLVFAGLELLMLIRDIKEKNDLFVAGLIAGIGFATHNMGIAFFTGIIVMNLMKWQDIKI from the coding sequence ATGGAAATCCGAAGCTACAAATTCGATCGTACGGAGTTCGCCGGTTCGCTGGGAGATCTCGGAACCCTGATTCCCCTGTCTGTGGCACTGATCCTGATCAACGGCCTGAGCGCCACATCGGTACTGCTGATGATCGGCCTGTTCTACATCTTCAGCGGATTTTATTTCAGACTGCCCATCCCGGTCCAGCCGCTCAAACTGGTGTCGGCCATTGCGATTGCCTTTCCCGAAAAAGTCACCCTGCCGATTCTGGCGGCTGCGGGCATGACCTTCGGGGCGTGTCTTCTGATGCTCTCCCTGACCGGCCTGATCGACTGGCTGGCACGGTTTTTCCGAAAGCCGATTATGCGGGGCATTCAGCTGGGGCTGGGGCTGATCCTCTTTAACAAGGGCATGGCCCTGATCCTGAAACCGGAGCTTTTCATCAATGGCGCGGATTCGGCAATTTATATCGCAGGGGTTCCCCTCAACCCGGTAATCGGGATTGCCGGGGGCATGCTGACACTGGTGCTGCTGGCCAGCAAACGCTTTCCCGCCGCGCTGGTGCTGGTCTCAGCCGGGCTGATGTTCGGCATTCTGGCCGGTGCCCTGAATAACGCCGACCTCACACCGGGACCGACGGCGGTCCGTTTTTACATCCCGACCCTCAGCGATTTTTCAAGCGCCCTGATCCTGCTGGTCATCCCGCAGATGCCCCTGACGCTGGGCAACGCGGTCATGGGCACGGCAGATACCTGTCTCACCCTTTTCGGCGAAGACGACCGGGTCAGACGGGCCACCTATCGGGGATTTTCCACCAGCATGGGCCTGATGAATCTCTTTACCGGTATGATTGCCGGAATGCCCATGTGTCACGGATCGGGCGGGCTGGCGGCCCATTACCGCTTTGGGGCACGGACCGGCGGGTCCAATCTGATGATCGGTCTCCTCTTTGTGATACTGGGGCTGGGGTTCGGCCAGATCGGCATCAGTTTCCTGTCGGCCATTCCCAACGCGGTTCTGGGGGTTCTGCTGGTATTTGCCGGTCTGGAACTGCTCATGCTGATCCGCGACATAAAAGAAAAAAACGACCTCTTTGTCGCGGGGCTGATTGCGGGGATCGGCTTTGCCACCCACAACATGGGGATTGCCTTTTTCACGGGAATCATTGTGATGAACCTGATGAAATGGCAGGATATAAAGATCTGA